ACAAACTTCTCATCAAAATCGAGCCTTTTTCCGAGGAACCTGTAGAGAGCGTAGACAGCAACAATCAGAATTGCAGCCCACGTGAGCGTATTCACGATGTTATAACCTTCCTTGTAAACAATCGAGTCGATGTAGTACTCTTTTATGAATTCCCACAAATCCATGGGGAAAATCAGGAGTTGGTTAAATAACTTTACCATACAAACCAATATGTATCAATACTATCACAGCTAAATCAACCAAAATGCTTATAAAACCATTAACTTCATCAGCAAAAAAGGAGGTGGTAGCATCATAGAGGTTGCAAGAGATGAAGAGAGGGGGAATTACCTGTATTTCAGCGCAGAGAGATGCGTTGGATGCGGAATGTGCGAGTCAGTTTGCCCCAAGTCAGCCATTAGCGTATATAGAAACGGAAAGGACTTCGAAGTGGAAATCAACGAGAACTGTGCCGTCTGCGGAACCTGCAGCGACTTCTGTCAGTTCGGGGCTCTTAAATTCTACAGAAACGGTAAAGAAGGTGGAGTGTATACAGAAATTTTGAAAGAAGAGTTGGGATTTAAGAAAGTAGATGTAAATCCTCAAGATTGTATTTTATGCTCACTCTGCATGAAAACCTGCCCAAGAGATGCAATCAAGGTTATCAGGTCTGTTGACCTCAAGAAGCTGAGGAGAGGAGAGATAAGCATAGGTTAGGGGTGCATAGAGTGCAGACTTTGCGTTGAGAACTGCCCCACTAAGGCAGTCAAAATCTACCACGGTAAGCCAGTCATCGACGAAAGCAAGTGTATATACTGTGAAATATGTTCAAAGGTTTGCCCGATGGACGTCATAACAGTGAGATGCGACTCCTGCAGGATATTCGAGCAGAGGAAGGAGGCTGTCATAGGAACTGTGATAGTTGACGAAGGTTCATGCTCAACCTGCAAAATGTGCACCGAGGTTTGCCCAACTGGCGCAATAAAGGTTGAAAGAATCTTTGAAGGGGAGCAGAAGTGGAGCAAAGAAAAGTGCATCGAGGACTGCACGGTTTGCAGAGACATCTGCCCCAACAACGCAATATCCTATGCCTATGATCCGGAGAAGAGGGTTGTTTTCAGCGACAGGTGCAACTTCTGCGGGACGTGCGAGAGGTACTGTCCCGGCAACGCCATCGAAATAGACAGAAGGCTTAGGGAGGACATAGAGATTGAGTTCAAGAGGGCTGAAAGGAGTAAAAAGAAGGAAATCAGAGTGGGTGAGATCTGCATCGGCTGCGGTATCTGCGAAAGCATCTGTCCGGTCAGTCAAAACGGCAACACTATTGAGATTGTCAACGGTAAAGCTGTCGGAAGGGTGAGTGAAGCTTGCACCGCATGCGGTCTCTGCGTGGTTAACTGTCCGGTGGAGACGATAGAGGTTAGGGAGATTAAGGAAGAGTCCTAACGAAAAGCAAATATATTTGCATTTTTTCCTTTTTCCATGGCAAGGAAGGCTATCGTTGACAGAAGAAAATGCGCTTACTGCGGGGCCTGCGTTGCCGTCTGTCCTGCAGATGCAAATGAGCTTGTTGAAACCTTTCTCGAGATTTACGATGACAGGTGCACCGGCTGCGGAATCTGCGTGAAGATGTGTCCGATGGGAGCCTTGGCCATGGTGGAGGTGGACTAATGTACGACGTTGTGGTTGTTGGAGCCGGGCCAGCGGGAAGCATGGCAGCGAAAACCGCTGCGGAGCAGGGTTTGAAGGTTCTTCTGGTGGAAAAGAGGCAGGAGATTGGCACGCCTGTTAGATGCGCCGAGGGAATTAGCAGGGAGAGCATTGAGAAATTCTTCGAAGTGGACAAGAAGTGGATTGCGGCCGAGGTAACCGGAGCGAAAATCTATGCCCCGAACAAAACCGAAATCGTGATGTCAGAGGAGATGGCTGGCAATGAGGTTGGTTACGTTCTTGAGAGGAAAATTTTCGACCGCCACGTTGCCAGACTTGCCGCAAAGGCTGGGGCGGAGGTTTATGTTAAGACGGCAATGGTCGATTTTGAGAGAAAAGATGGAAAGGTGAAGGTAAAGCTCAGGAGGCTCGGAGAAGACTGGGAAGTTGAGACGAAAATTTTGATCGGAGCTGACGGCGTGGAGAGCAAGATTGGCAGAAAGGCTGGGATAATCAAGACCCTCAAGCTTAATGAGGTAGAGAGCTGTGCTCAGTACCTCATGACCGGTCTCGATATCGATGAGAGCTACACGTACTTCTACCTCGGGAGAGAGCTTGCTCCCGGCGGCTATGCCTGGATTTTCCCCAAGGGAAACGGTTCGGCAAATGTGGGTATAGGAGTTCTGCCGAAAATGGCCGAAAGGACTGCAAAGGAGTACCTTGACGCATTCATCGAGAAAGAGGGTATTGAGGGAAAGATAGTTGAGTTTGTTGCCGGAGCTGTGCCGGTTTACGGAGAAATCGAGACAGCTGTGGCGGACAACATAATGCTCGCTGGAGATGCTGCGTATCATGCGGACCCCATTACGGGAGGTGGGATTGCGAACGCCCTGTCTGCTGGCTACTACGCCGGAAAGGTTGCGGCAGAGGCTGTTCAGAAAAACGATTTCTCGGCAGATTTCCTGAGAAGATATGATGAGCTCTGGAAAAACGACTTCGGTAAAAAGCTGAGAAGAAACAAGAAGCTGCAGCTCAAGTTCATCGACATGGATGATGCGCTCCTCAACAAGCTTGCAGGGGCGATTGCGGGCAAAAATTTAAGGGAGATGAGCGTTGCCGCGATAGTCAAGGAGCTTCTAAAGGCGCATCCGAAGCTCCTCTGGGACCTCAAGGACCTTTTCTAACCTTTTTTAATGCAACTCTCTTCACACCCTTTCTCGCAACCACGACTCCTGAGGAGTATCTGCCCTGCACTGGAATTGTGGAGGAGTCAATTCTTATGCAGTAGCCGTCCTCACTCATGATAAACACTTCCTCACCATTGCATGCAGAAATGAACGCCAATTTACCGGTTTTTTCCGAAATTCTGTAACCAATCATTCCCATAGAGCCTCTGCCGATGAACCTGAACTCGTTAACATCGCATCTCTTTCCGTATCCTCTTTCTGTCAGCATCAGCAAGTACTCTCCTTCAGAAGCGCTCATCCACGCTATCCTATCCCCATCTCTGAGCCTGACCGCAATAACGCCCTTTGCATTTCTTCCATACTCGGGCACGTCAGTCTCTCTCAGCCTCACAACATTCCCGTTGGCTGTGGCGATGAAAATGCTGTCCCCCTCAAGAAGCTCGACCTGCTGGATTTCCCCGGCTGAAGCCTTAACTCCTGCCCTCTTGGCGTTCTCGAACTCAATCAGCGGGACCTTCTTAATGTAGCCATCAGGTGAGAGGATAACTGCAATCTTGCCGTTGAAATCTTTAACACCTAAGGCGGATACAACCTTCTCACCGTTTTCGAGCCTTATCAACCTCTTTAAGGTGGTGCCTCTGGCCGTTCTGTCCATTTTAGGAATTTCGTAGGCGTTAATCCAGAATGCCCTGCCGGTGTTGGTGAAAATCAGGAGCCTGTCGGTTGAGTTGCATATTCTAAAGACGGCTATTTCATCTCCAGGAGAGACGCTCGCTCCAATAACGCCAACTCCACCTCTGGACTGCACCCTGAACTCTTCCAGAGACATGCGCTTCGCGTAGCCTTCTGCTGTAATCAGCACAGCGTTCTCTTCCTCCTCTATGAGGTCGGTCGTTGATATTTCATCCACCTGGCCGATAATCTCAGTTCTTCTCTCATCCCCGTACTTTTCCCTGATTTCCCTAACCTCGTCTGCAATTATGGCATCTATTTTCTCGGGACTGGCAAGAATTGACTCGTACTCCGCGATTTTCTCTTTCAAGCTCTCGTACTCTTTAAGGAGAGCGTCAATTTCCATTGCCGTCAACTTCTGCAGGCGCATTTGCAGCACGGCATCCGCCTGCTTTTCGGAGAGGGAGTATGTCTCAATCAGCTTTCCTTTCGCCTCGGATGGTGAAGATGAGGATTTAATCAGGTTTATGGCGTTGTCAATGTCTTCAACAACAACCTTCAAACCCTCAACAATGTGGAGCCTCTCCTGTGCCTTTTCGAGGTCATAGGTCGTTCTTCTCCTAATAATCTCCCTTCTGTGGTCAACGAACAGTGCTATGAGCTCCTTCAGGTTGAGAATTCTCGGCTCGTTATCAACAAGGGCGAGGTTTATGATTCCGAATGTAGTCTGGAGGTTTGAGTAGGCATACAGCTTCTTTATCACCGTTTCCGGATTTGAGCCGGATTTGAGCTCGATTACAACTCTGATTCCCTCCCTATCCGATTCATCCCTTATCGTCCTTATCTCATCTATTCTGTCCTTCGCAAGCTCAGCTATGCTTTCCACCAGCTTGGCCTTGTTGACCATGTAGGGAACCTCTCTGATTATGATTGCGTTCTTTTCAACCTCAACCTTCCCTCTCACCGTTATCTTTCCCCTGCCGGTGAGGTAGGCTTCTTTAATCCCATCCACGCCAACAATCACGCCGCCAGTCGGAAAGTCGGGACCTTTGACGTATTTCATCAGCTCCTCAACGGAAATTTCGGGATTCTGGATGTAGGCAATAATGCCCTCACACACCTCAGCCAAATTGTGGGGCGGCATGTTCGTGGCCATTCCCACCGCGATACCGCTTGATCCATTAATGAGAAGGTTTGGGATTTTTGAGGGCAGAACTACAGGCTCTTTGAGAGTGGCATCAAAGTTCGGCATGAAATCAACGGTGTTTTTGCCTATGTCGGCCAGCATCTCCTCCGCAATCTTGGTGAGCCTCGCCTCGGTGTACCTCATCGCTGCTGGGGAATCGCCGTCTATGCTTCCGAAGTTGCCCTGTCCATCCACAAGAGGATAGCGCATGACGAAGTCCTGAGCCATTCTGACGAGAGCATCGTAAACCGCCGAGTCGCCGTGAGGATGGTACTTACCGAGAACCTCTCCGACTATTCTCGCTGACTTCCTGTAGGGGCGGTTGCTGAACAGCCCCATTTCGTACATGGCATAGAGAATGCGTCGCTGAACGGGTTTAAGGCCGTCCCTGACGTCTGGCAATGCCCTGCCAACAATAACGCTCATGGCATAGTCAATGTACGAGCTTTTCAACTCCTCGCTGATGTCTCTGAGCAGCTCCATTTTTAACAGTCTGAGGGAGTGTTTAAAACTTTGAGCACTTGAGCTTTGAGCGAAAGAGTTTTAATTCAAGTTGGGCTAAATGGCATTGAGCCGAGGTAGCCTAGCTGGTTGGGGCGCCTGACTCATAATCAGGAGGTCGGGGGTTCGAATCCCCCCCTCGGCATGGTTGAAAAGGTAAAATGCTTTTTTTATGCAGGTTCGAACCACGAGTGCAGCAACCTTCTGGCTGTTAAATGCGTTTGATGGGAAAAAATTGATGCTTTAAAATTTTGCTTTATTTATTACCTCTAAAAGATTTAAGAGTTACCGGGTTCAGCAAAGCGAGGATGAGTGCTGATACTAAAATTAAGTACTCTGTATAAAATAGGGAAATCAAAAGTAAAATCAATGCTATCGCAAAAGAAACTCTTTGCATAGCATTTAGATGACCGAAGAGATAGCCTGATATGACTCCACCAGACAAAAGAGCTGCCAAGACTGATGCAAACACTCCAAATACCACATTAGAGATAGCAGATAAATCTAGAGATTCAATCGGTAGAATCAGCATCTCCGGTCTTGAGATGAAAGAAAAGGCGATAAACCACCCTATCAAGGCCATTCTGAAAGCTTCGATACCAGTCTTCCAGAAGTCCGCCTTTGCGACCGCCGCACCAGCATATGCGGTTATTGCAACAGGAGGTGTTAGTGGTGCAAGGATTCCGAAATAGAATATGAAAAAGTGCGCAGCTATTGGTGGAATTCCCATTTCAACGAGAGCAGGAGCAACTGAGGTTGCACACAACACGTAGACGGCTGGCGTTGGCATCCCCATTCCAAGAAGAATCGTTATTCCAACAACCAGAATTAGCAAAATTACAATATTACCCCCTGAAATTTCGACAAGAAATTGACTGAGAGTTAATGCGAGTCCGGTGTACGCAAGAACTCCCGCAATAACTCCGGCAAGAGCACACGCTATTGCTACTGGGGTAACTGATTTGAAGCTACTTGCAAGACTTCTGACTATAATTGATGTCATCTCTCTTGCTCCTTTGAGTACTAACCCTATCCCCATTGTGATGAAGAGTGATATTGCCCCCACGACGACGAGAATGCTGAAAATATCCAGTCCTGAGGAGGCAAGCGTAAATCCAAGGCCGAATATTATTACTGTAAAGATTACTCCAAATAATTTTCTAATTCCCGCTCTCGTGAACCATTCAATAAACAGCGCCGCCATTATCGATGCAACTGCGGCATGTTCTACTGAGTAACCTGACGACAAGACTGAAACCAAAACTACCAGTGGGAGGAGATAGTACAGCTTCAAAAGCAATGGTCTCAGCGGTGGTAGCTGCTCTCTTGGCACCCCAAAGGCTTTCTGCTTCGATGCTTCCTGGTCAACAAAGATGTAAAGGGCAAAGTAGTACAGCAGCGCTGGAATTACGGAAGCTACCACAACATCCCAGTATCTGATACCTAAAAACAGCGGCATTATGAAGGCCGCCGACCCAAGGACCGGGGGCATCAGCTGTCCACCCGTAGAGGCGCTGGCCTCTATTGCTCCAGCAGTTTCTGGTTTATATCCCGCTCTCTTCATCAGTGGTATTGTAAAAGTGCCAGTGGTGACCACATTTCCCGTTGCAGAGCCGCTCATCGTTCCGAGCAGTGAGCTGGCAACAACTGCAACCTTTGCAGGTCCACCTTTTCTCGCTCCGGTTAACGCAAATGCCAAATCTGTGAAGAATTTGCCCACACCAATTTCTGACAACAAAGCTCCAAAAAACATGAAGATGAAAATCATAAATGTGGCTACCTGAAATGGGGTTGAGAATATTCCCACATTGTAAAGGTATATTCTCGTAACCAAGGACGAAATATCAAATCCCGCATCATACAGACCAATCAGAATGAAAACCATGGTTAATACGGCAAGGGCAGCACCAGTCGTCCTTCTACCAGCTTCGAGAAGGAAAATAATTGTTATTAGCCCAAATACCACGTCTATTGTCGTTGTAATGCCCATTCTTAGCATTAATTCCGGATACACAAAGAAAATGTACAAACCGCCCGAAGCTCCTACAATACCCATCAACCAGTCGTACCATTTTGCCCCATTTTTACGTAGAGGGTGTGTTACAAAGCTTATTAGTATAATCCCAGACAAAAACATGCCCATGTGCTGCATAGGCGTTAGAATCAGATAGGAGGGGACTGAAAAGCCAAAAAAGTTGCTTAACAGCATAACAACAACGAGGAAAAAACCAAGTGCAAATACGATCATGTAAAGGGCGTATGCAGCGGAAATGAGATTCGTCACTCTGTCACTGACATTTGAGTGGTCCATAATTGGTCACCCCATAAAAAAATTTAAAAAATTACGGTTTTAATTTTTCTGGAACTTCCACGCCTATTTCGGTCCAGTACTTATAGGCCCCAGGATGCAGCGGAATTGAGATTCCAGCCATAGGATTATCTCTATTTACAGTCTCCAGGAACGGGGCAGATTTTTTAACCTCGTCAAAATGCTCCCAGTACGTCTTTGTGAACTTGTAAACTAAGTCTTCTGGAACATCCTCGTTCGTTATCAAAATCACGGGTGCTGCAAGAACCTTGACATCCGAGTCCATTCCATTGTAGCTGTCCTTTTTGCCCACATACTTTGAGAAGTACGGATACTTTTCTGTGATCTTATCTGCCAACTCATCGGGAATCTCCAAGAGTCTAATCGGAGTGCTCATAGACTCCTCGTAGAGGTTTGGATTTGGCAACGAAGTGTGGTGGATAGCTGCGTCAACCGTTCCGAGCTTAACCATGTTCCATGATTCTGGATCTCCAACATTAACTTTTATAATGTCATCCCATATCCCCGCTTCTTTCAGAACGACCTCGGCAGCAACTGCATCACCACTTCCTGCCTCACCTATTGCCACTCTCTTTCCTTTTAGGTCGTAGATGGTTTTCATATCGCTGTCCGCTTTAACTATGAAGCTAACGATTAAGGGGTGAGCCGGGGCCATAGCTCTAAGTTTGGGATATTTTTCTCCCTCAAAAGTTCCAGTTCCAGTGTATGCGAAGTAGGCCACCATTGAAGTTGACAAGGATATTGGAACCTCACCGCTACCCACGCCTCTTGCATTGGCGGCAGAACCACCACCGGGAATTGCAGTTGCGTAAATATCTGGGTTGTATTTAGACACAACACTCGCAATGGACGTGAGTGCTATGTAATAAGTTCCCGTAGGTGAACCAGTGGT
The nucleotide sequence above comes from Archaeoglobus fulgidus DSM 4304. Encoded proteins:
- a CDS encoding DUF362 domain-containing protein gives rise to the protein MARKAIVDRRKCAYCGACVAVCPADANELVETFLEIYDDRCTGCGICVKMCPMGALAMVEVD
- a CDS encoding 4Fe-4S binding protein, with protein sequence MEVARDEERGNYLYFSAERCVGCGMCESVCPKSAISVYRNGKDFEVEINENCAVCGTCSDFCQFGALKFYRNGKEGGVYTEILKEELGFKKVDVNPQDCILCSLCMKTCPRDAIKVIRSVDLKKLRRGEISIG
- a CDS encoding TRAP transporter permease, giving the protein MDHSNVSDRVTNLISAAYALYMIVFALGFFLVVVMLLSNFFGFSVPSYLILTPMQHMGMFLSGIILISFVTHPLRKNGAKWYDWLMGIVGASGGLYIFFVYPELMLRMGITTTIDVVFGLITIIFLLEAGRRTTGAALAVLTMVFILIGLYDAGFDISSLVTRIYLYNVGIFSTPFQVATFMIFIFMFFGALLSEIGVGKFFTDLAFALTGARKGGPAKVAVVASSLLGTMSGSATGNVVTTGTFTIPLMKRAGYKPETAGAIEASASTGGQLMPPVLGSAAFIMPLFLGIRYWDVVVASVIPALLYYFALYIFVDQEASKQKAFGVPREQLPPLRPLLLKLYYLLPLVVLVSVLSSGYSVEHAAVASIMAALFIEWFTRAGIRKLFGVIFTVIIFGLGFTLASSGLDIFSILVVVGAISLFITMGIGLVLKGAREMTSIIVRSLASSFKSVTPVAIACALAGVIAGVLAYTGLALTLSQFLVEISGGNIVILLILVVGITILLGMGMPTPAVYVLCATSVAPALVEMGIPPIAAHFFIFYFGILAPLTPPVAITAYAGAAVAKADFWKTGIEAFRMALIGWFIAFSFISRPEMLILPIESLDLSAISNVVFGVFASVLAALLSGGVISGYLFGHLNAMQRVSFAIALILLLISLFYTEYLILVSALILALLNPVTLKSFRGNK
- the gyrA gene encoding DNA gyrase subunit A, with product MELLRDISEELKSSYIDYAMSVIVGRALPDVRDGLKPVQRRILYAMYEMGLFSNRPYRKSARIVGEVLGKYHPHGDSAVYDALVRMAQDFVMRYPLVDGQGNFGSIDGDSPAAMRYTEARLTKIAEEMLADIGKNTVDFMPNFDATLKEPVVLPSKIPNLLINGSSGIAVGMATNMPPHNLAEVCEGIIAYIQNPEISVEELMKYVKGPDFPTGGVIVGVDGIKEAYLTGRGKITVRGKVEVEKNAIIIREVPYMVNKAKLVESIAELAKDRIDEIRTIRDESDREGIRVVIELKSGSNPETVIKKLYAYSNLQTTFGIINLALVDNEPRILNLKELIALFVDHRREIIRRRTTYDLEKAQERLHIVEGLKVVVEDIDNAINLIKSSSSPSEAKGKLIETYSLSEKQADAVLQMRLQKLTAMEIDALLKEYESLKEKIAEYESILASPEKIDAIIADEVREIREKYGDERRTEIIGQVDEISTTDLIEEEENAVLITAEGYAKRMSLEEFRVQSRGGVGVIGASVSPGDEIAVFRICNSTDRLLIFTNTGRAFWINAYEIPKMDRTARGTTLKRLIRLENGEKVVSALGVKDFNGKIAVILSPDGYIKKVPLIEFENAKRAGVKASAGEIQQVELLEGDSIFIATANGNVVRLRETDVPEYGRNAKGVIAVRLRDGDRIAWMSASEGEYLLMLTERGYGKRCDVNEFRFIGRGSMGMIGYRISEKTGKLAFISACNGEEVFIMSEDGYCIRIDSSTIPVQGRYSSGVVVARKGVKRVALKKVRKGP
- a CDS encoding digeranylgeranylglycerophospholipid reductase, encoding MYDVVVVGAGPAGSMAAKTAAEQGLKVLLVEKRQEIGTPVRCAEGISRESIEKFFEVDKKWIAAEVTGAKIYAPNKTEIVMSEEMAGNEVGYVLERKIFDRHVARLAAKAGAEVYVKTAMVDFERKDGKVKVKLRRLGEDWEVETKILIGADGVESKIGRKAGIIKTLKLNEVESCAQYLMTGLDIDESYTYFYLGRELAPGGYAWIFPKGNGSANVGIGVLPKMAERTAKEYLDAFIEKEGIEGKIVEFVAGAVPVYGEIETAVADNIMLAGDAAYHADPITGGGIANALSAGYYAGKVAAEAVQKNDFSADFLRRYDELWKNDFGKKLRRNKKLQLKFIDMDDALLNKLAGAIAGKNLREMSVAAIVKELLKAHPKLLWDLKDLF
- a CDS encoding TAXI family TRAP transporter solute-binding subunit, which codes for MKKARLWKVLALLFLAISIAFSGCTQTEKPTETAATTPTTQPPEKVEYKIKMTTGSPTGTYYIALTSIASVVSKYNPDIYATAIPGGGSAANARGVGSGEVPISLSTSMVAYFAYTGTGTFEGEKYPKLRAMAPAHPLIVSFIVKADSDMKTIYDLKGKRVAIGEAGSGDAVAAEVVLKEAGIWDDIIKVNVGDPESWNMVKLGTVDAAIHHTSLPNPNLYEESMSTPIRLLEIPDELADKITEKYPYFSKYVGKKDSYNGMDSDVKVLAAPVILITNEDVPEDLVYKFTKTYWEHFDEVKKSAPFLETVNRDNPMAGISIPLHPGAYKYWTEIGVEVPEKLKP